The Nocardioides salarius genome includes a region encoding these proteins:
- a CDS encoding ParA family protein, which yields MSVSDPLPFERPARRDAGAPVLGPTGRPMPDFPEPGPVAEHGKARVVAMCNQKGGVGKTTTTINLGASLAEYGRKVLLVDFDPQGSLSVGLGLNPHEMDLSVYNLLMERDVTLDDVVVPSGVPGMDLLPSNIDLSAAEVQLVHEVAREQTLQRVLAPALEQYDVVLIDCQPSLGLLTVNALTAAHGVLVPLECEYFALRGVALLKTTIDKVRERLNPGLEIDGVLGTMFDGRTLHSREVMERLVQAWGDKVFHTVIRRTVKFSDSTVAGEPITSYASSSAGAESYRQLSREVLARWLDG from the coding sequence CTGTCCGTGAGCGACCCCCTGCCCTTCGAGCGTCCGGCGCGCCGTGACGCCGGCGCCCCGGTCCTCGGCCCCACCGGCCGGCCGATGCCGGACTTCCCCGAGCCAGGCCCCGTCGCCGAGCACGGCAAGGCCCGCGTCGTGGCGATGTGCAACCAGAAGGGCGGCGTCGGCAAGACGACGACCACCATCAACCTCGGCGCGTCGCTGGCCGAGTACGGCCGCAAGGTGCTGCTGGTCGACTTCGACCCCCAGGGCTCGCTGTCGGTGGGTCTCGGGCTCAACCCGCACGAGATGGACCTCTCGGTCTACAACCTGCTGATGGAGCGTGACGTCACCCTCGACGACGTCGTCGTGCCCTCCGGCGTGCCCGGCATGGACCTGCTGCCCTCCAACATCGACCTCTCGGCCGCCGAGGTGCAGCTGGTCCACGAGGTCGCGCGCGAGCAGACCCTGCAGCGCGTGCTCGCCCCGGCGCTCGAGCAGTACGACGTCGTGCTCATCGACTGCCAGCCCTCGCTGGGCCTGCTGACCGTCAACGCGCTGACCGCCGCCCACGGGGTCCTCGTGCCCCTGGAGTGCGAGTACTTCGCGCTGCGCGGGGTGGCGCTGCTCAAGACGACGATCGACAAGGTCCGCGAGCGGCTCAACCCGGGTCTCGAGATCGACGGCGTGCTCGGCACCATGTTCGACGGCCGCACCCTGCACTCGCGCGAGGTGATGGAGCGCCTGGTGCAGGCGTGGGGCGACAAGGTCTTCCACACCGTCATCCGTCGCACCGTGAAGTTCTCCGACTCCACCGTCGCCGGTGAGCCGATCACCAGCTACGCCTCGTCCTCCGCCGGCGCGGAGTCCTACCGGCAGTTGTCGCGGGAGGTGCTGGCTCGTTGGCTCGACGGGTGA
- a CDS encoding GNAT family N-acetyltransferase encodes MSDLTVTDQPEQQRYVAHVDGVEAGAAQYELADDPARIVFTHTVVDDGFEGEGVGSALARTALDDVRAAGERSVVARCSFVAGWIDKHPDYQDLLAG; translated from the coding sequence ATGAGCGACCTCACCGTGACCGACCAGCCCGAGCAGCAGCGCTACGTGGCCCACGTCGACGGCGTCGAGGCCGGGGCGGCGCAGTACGAGCTGGCCGACGACCCGGCGCGCATCGTCTTCACCCACACCGTGGTCGACGATGGTTTCGAGGGCGAGGGGGTCGGCTCCGCGCTGGCCCGCACCGCCCTGGACGACGTGCGCGCGGCGGGGGAGCGCAGCGTCGTGGCCCGGTGCTCCTTCGTCGCCGGCTGGATCGACAAGCACCCCGACTACCAGGACCTGCTGGCCGGCTGA
- a CDS encoding copper transporter translates to MITYRHHVVSLVAVFLALAVGVVLGGGPLADADEGSDDQAPAASADAAQDARGEYADVFAAASASRLLEDGLEGRSVALVSAGGPDDEVLGALTAHVEEAGGEVAARYELLDRLVGGSSTSLVDTLGQRLAEEVDDGAIDPDAPAYDRLGQLLGLALATSAPDGTPAGGNARTVRQGLVGADLLATSDAEASRAPLVLLVLGEDTDPDVLTGLASGLATVAGGTVLAGGSDSAQDGTLAAVREAGTPGGVVSVDGVETPAGQVTAALALLVAGSGAGGDYGPAGVDGAVPLT, encoded by the coding sequence GTGATCACCTACCGCCACCACGTCGTCTCCCTCGTCGCCGTCTTCCTGGCCCTCGCGGTCGGGGTCGTGCTCGGCGGCGGCCCGCTCGCCGACGCCGACGAGGGCAGCGACGACCAGGCCCCCGCGGCCTCCGCCGACGCCGCCCAGGACGCCCGGGGCGAGTACGCCGACGTGTTCGCCGCCGCCAGCGCCTCCCGCCTGCTCGAGGACGGCCTCGAGGGCCGCTCGGTGGCGCTGGTCAGCGCCGGCGGACCCGATGACGAGGTGCTGGGCGCCCTGACCGCCCACGTCGAGGAGGCCGGCGGCGAGGTGGCCGCGCGCTACGAGCTGCTCGACCGGCTGGTGGGCGGCTCCTCGACCTCGCTGGTCGACACGCTCGGCCAGCGCCTGGCCGAGGAGGTCGACGACGGTGCGATCGACCCCGACGCGCCGGCGTACGACCGGCTGGGCCAGCTCCTGGGGCTCGCGCTGGCCACCTCGGCCCCCGACGGCACGCCCGCGGGCGGCAACGCCCGTACGGTGCGCCAGGGCCTCGTCGGGGCCGACCTGCTGGCCACCAGCGACGCCGAGGCCTCCCGGGCCCCGCTGGTGCTGCTGGTGCTGGGCGAGGACACCGACCCCGACGTGCTGACCGGGCTGGCCTCGGGGCTGGCCACGGTCGCCGGTGGCACCGTGCTCGCCGGCGGCTCGGACTCGGCGCAGGACGGCACCCTGGCCGCGGTGCGCGAGGCCGGCACCCCCGGTGGCGTGGTCAGCGTCGACGGGGTCGAGACCCCCGCGGGGCAGGTCACGGCCGCCCTCGCGCTGCTGGTGGCCGGCAGCGGCGCCGGTGGCGACTACGGGCCCGCCGGGGTCGACGGGGCCGTCCCGCTCACCTGA
- a CDS encoding CTP synthase, whose protein sequence is MRNSGPTKHVFVTGGVASSLGKGLTASSLGRLLRSRGLRVTMQKLDPYLNVDPGTMNPFQHGEVFVTDDGAETDLDIGHYERFLDTDLSQIANVTTGQVYSQVIAKERRGDYLGDTVQVIPHITNEIKDRVLAMGGADIDVVITEVGGTVGDIESLPFLEAARQVRHDVGRDNCFFIHVSLVPYIGPSGELKTKPTQHSVAALRQVGIQPDAIVCRADRELPISIKRKIALMCDVDDEAVVTAADAPSIYDIPKVLHREGLDAYLVRRLDLPFRDVDWTLWDDLLERVHHPEEEVTVGLVGKYVDLPDAYLSVAEALRAGGFAHSAKVNLRWIPSDECATPAGAAKHLSDVDAVCVPGGFGIRGLDGKLGALTYTRTHGIPTLGLCLGLQCMVIEYSREVLGLEKAGSTEFDPQTPEPVIATMAEQVAIVDGEGDLGGTMRLGLYPAALKEGSVVRAAYGEAQVHERHRHRYEVNNAYREDLEAAGLVFSGTSPDNNLVEFVELPREVHPYYVSTQAHPEYRSRPTRPHPLFAGLVGAAITRQRELRFPIDEKGLRRKPADD, encoded by the coding sequence GTGAGGAACTCAGGCCCGACCAAGCACGTGTTCGTGACCGGAGGCGTCGCCTCCTCGCTCGGGAAGGGACTCACGGCCTCCAGCCTGGGTCGGCTGCTGCGCTCGCGCGGCCTCCGGGTGACGATGCAGAAGCTCGATCCGTACCTCAACGTCGACCCCGGGACGATGAACCCGTTCCAGCACGGCGAGGTCTTCGTGACCGACGACGGCGCCGAGACCGACCTCGACATCGGGCACTACGAGCGCTTCCTCGACACCGACCTCTCCCAGATCGCCAACGTCACCACCGGGCAGGTCTACTCGCAGGTCATCGCCAAGGAGCGCCGCGGCGACTACCTCGGTGACACGGTGCAGGTGATCCCCCACATCACCAACGAGATCAAGGACCGCGTGCTCGCCATGGGCGGCGCCGACATCGACGTGGTGATCACCGAGGTCGGGGGCACCGTCGGCGACATCGAGTCGCTGCCGTTCCTCGAGGCCGCGCGCCAGGTGCGCCACGACGTGGGTCGCGACAACTGCTTCTTCATCCACGTCTCGCTGGTGCCCTACATCGGGCCCTCCGGCGAGCTGAAGACCAAGCCCACCCAGCACTCGGTGGCCGCCCTGCGCCAGGTCGGCATCCAGCCCGACGCGATCGTGTGCCGCGCCGACCGCGAGCTGCCGATCTCGATCAAGCGCAAGATCGCGCTGATGTGCGACGTCGACGACGAGGCGGTCGTCACCGCCGCCGACGCGCCCTCGATCTACGACATCCCCAAGGTGCTGCACCGCGAGGGCCTCGACGCCTACCTGGTGCGCCGCCTCGACCTGCCCTTCCGCGACGTCGACTGGACGCTGTGGGACGACCTGCTCGAGCGGGTGCACCACCCCGAGGAGGAGGTCACCGTCGGCCTCGTCGGCAAGTACGTCGACCTGCCCGACGCCTACCTCTCGGTCGCCGAGGCCCTGCGGGCGGGCGGCTTCGCGCACAGCGCCAAGGTCAACCTGCGCTGGATCCCCTCCGACGAGTGCGCGACCCCCGCCGGTGCCGCCAAGCACCTCAGCGACGTCGACGCGGTCTGCGTGCCCGGCGGCTTCGGCATCCGCGGCCTCGACGGCAAGCTCGGCGCGCTGACCTACACCCGCACCCACGGCATCCCCACGCTGGGGCTGTGCCTGGGCCTGCAGTGCATGGTCATCGAGTACTCCCGCGAGGTGCTGGGCCTGGAGAAGGCCGGCTCGACCGAGTTCGACCCGCAGACCCCCGAGCCGGTCATCGCCACGATGGCCGAGCAGGTCGCCATCGTCGACGGCGAGGGCGACCTCGGCGGCACGATGCGCCTGGGGCTCTACCCGGCCGCGCTCAAGGAGGGCTCCGTGGTGCGCGCGGCGTACGGCGAGGCGCAGGTGCACGAGCGCCACCGCCACCGCTACGAGGTCAACAACGCCTACCGCGAGGACCTCGAGGCGGCCGGCCTGGTCTTCTCGGGCACCTCGCCGGACAACAACCTGGTCGAGTTCGTCGAGCTGCCCCGCGAGGTGCACCCCTACTACGTCTCGACCCAGGCGCACCCCGAGTACCGCTCGCGCCCGACCCGTCCGCACCCGCTCTTCGCGGGCCTGGTCGGCGCCGCCATCACCCGGCAGCGCGAGCTGCGGTTCCCGATCGACGAGAAGGGCCTGCGCCGCAAGCCCGCCGACGACTGA
- the ald gene encoding alanine dehydrogenase, giving the protein MKVGVPKEVKNHEYRVAITPLGVNELVSAGHQVVIEAGAGLGSQVTDEEYVAAGAEMLPDADAVWGSADMILKVKEPVAEEYHRMREGQVLFTYLHLAADKTLTEELLARKVTAIAYETVQQDNGALPLLYPMSEVAGCLAPQVGAHSLLKAQGGRGVLLGGVGGVANAKVVIIGAGVSGQNAANIALGMGADVTLLDTDLEKLRMSFWRYNNKVHGLASSKLAIEQHVTEADMVIGAVLIPGAAAPKLVSNELVSRMKPGSVLVDIAVDQGGCFEDTRATTHADPTFMVHDSVFYCVANMPGAVPTTSTYALTNATMPYAVALAAKGWRQALRDDRCLAKGLNTHDGQLTNGPVGAATGIDAVALEQVLS; this is encoded by the coding sequence GTGAAGGTCGGCGTCCCCAAGGAAGTCAAGAACCACGAGTACCGGGTGGCGATCACGCCCCTGGGAGTCAACGAGCTCGTCTCTGCCGGCCACCAGGTCGTCATCGAGGCCGGTGCCGGGCTGGGCTCGCAGGTCACCGACGAGGAGTACGTCGCCGCGGGCGCCGAGATGCTCCCCGACGCCGACGCGGTGTGGGGCAGCGCCGACATGATCTTGAAGGTCAAGGAGCCCGTCGCCGAGGAGTACCACCGGATGCGGGAGGGCCAGGTGCTCTTCACCTACCTCCACCTGGCGGCCGACAAGACCCTGACCGAGGAGCTGCTGGCCCGCAAGGTCACCGCGATCGCCTACGAGACCGTGCAGCAGGACAACGGCGCCCTGCCGCTGCTCTACCCGATGTCGGAGGTCGCCGGCTGCCTGGCGCCCCAGGTCGGCGCGCACTCGCTGCTCAAGGCCCAGGGCGGGCGCGGCGTGCTGCTCGGCGGGGTCGGCGGCGTGGCCAACGCCAAGGTCGTCATCATCGGCGCCGGCGTCTCGGGCCAGAACGCCGCCAACATCGCGCTGGGCATGGGCGCCGACGTCACCCTGCTCGACACCGACCTCGAGAAGCTGCGGATGTCGTTCTGGCGCTACAACAACAAGGTGCACGGGCTGGCCTCCTCGAAGCTCGCGATCGAGCAGCACGTCACCGAGGCCGACATGGTCATCGGCGCGGTGCTGATCCCCGGCGCGGCCGCGCCCAAGCTGGTCAGCAACGAGCTGGTCTCGCGGATGAAGCCGGGCTCGGTGCTCGTCGACATCGCCGTCGACCAGGGCGGCTGCTTCGAGGACACCCGCGCCACCACCCACGCCGACCCGACGTTCATGGTCCACGACTCGGTCTTCTACTGCGTGGCCAACATGCCGGGCGCGGTGCCGACCACGTCGACGTACGCCTTGACCAACGCCACCATGCCGTACGCCGTCGCGCTGGCCGCCAAGGGCTGGCGCCAGGCGCTGCGCGACGACCGGTGCCTGGCCAAGGGGCTCAACACCCACGACGGCCAGCTGACCAACGGCCCCGTCGGCGCGGCGACCGGCATCGACGCCGTGGCGCTGGAGCAGGTGCTGTCCTGA
- the steA gene encoding putative cytokinetic ring protein SteA translates to MKLSTRRRPAPVLPGLTATARVERRPRTLLTRLRPGDVAVVDHSDLDRATAQSLVDAGVVAVVNAAPMLSGRYPAQGPGLLASHGVLLLDRVGAAAGGVEDGTSVRLHDGVLHLDDGRALEGRLLEAADLEEETTRARLGLASQLETLTHNAAELLRREEELLLHGRGLPTLATSFEGRAAVVAVEGPELAAELALVTPYVREQHPVVIAVHHAADRLVAAGLRPDVVVVDGRSDLDPPRAATLSAAADVVVVVAPGAGHSLTAAVERTGVRAATLSTTATAEDAALLLAKAGESTPVIGVGLHADLEDFLDRDRGGVASTYLTRLALGPRLVDATAVPLLYTGRVRPRHLYVVMLAGLVALLCALAVTPVGQEWATLWGERLTGWADALTDRLPDLSR, encoded by the coding sequence ATGAAGCTCTCGACCCGCCGCCGCCCCGCCCCCGTGCTGCCCGGCCTGACCGCCACCGCACGCGTGGAGCGCCGCCCCCGGACCCTGCTGACCCGCCTGCGCCCCGGCGACGTGGCGGTCGTCGACCACAGCGACCTCGACCGCGCTACCGCCCAGTCGCTCGTCGACGCCGGCGTCGTCGCGGTCGTCAACGCCGCTCCGATGCTCTCGGGCCGCTACCCCGCCCAGGGCCCCGGGCTGCTGGCCAGCCACGGCGTGCTGCTCCTCGACCGGGTCGGCGCCGCGGCCGGTGGGGTCGAGGACGGCACGAGCGTGCGCCTCCACGACGGGGTGCTGCACCTCGACGACGGCCGGGCCCTCGAGGGTCGGCTGCTCGAGGCGGCCGACCTCGAGGAGGAGACCACCCGCGCCCGGCTCGGCCTGGCCTCCCAGCTCGAGACCCTGACCCACAACGCCGCCGAGCTGCTGCGCCGCGAGGAGGAGCTGCTGCTGCACGGGCGCGGCCTGCCCACGCTGGCGACCAGCTTCGAGGGACGCGCCGCCGTCGTCGCGGTCGAGGGTCCCGAGCTCGCGGCCGAGCTGGCGCTCGTGACGCCCTACGTGCGCGAGCAGCACCCGGTCGTGATCGCCGTCCACCACGCCGCCGACCGGCTCGTGGCCGCCGGACTGCGCCCCGACGTGGTGGTCGTCGACGGACGCAGCGACCTCGACCCCCCGCGCGCCGCGACGCTGAGCGCGGCCGCCGACGTGGTGGTGGTCGTGGCTCCCGGCGCGGGGCACTCCCTGACCGCCGCCGTCGAGCGGACGGGGGTGCGGGCCGCGACGCTGAGCACCACCGCCACCGCCGAGGACGCCGCCCTCCTGCTGGCCAAGGCGGGGGAGTCGACCCCCGTGATCGGGGTGGGGCTGCACGCCGACCTCGAGGACTTCCTCGACCGCGACCGCGGCGGCGTCGCCAGCACCTACCTGACCCGGCTGGCGCTCGGCCCCCGGCTGGTCGACGCCACGGCCGTGCCGCTGCTCTACACCGGGCGGGTCCGCCCCCGTCACCTCTACGTCGTGATGCTCGCCGGCCTGGTGGCGCTGCTCTGCGCCCTGGCGGTCACCCCCGTGGGCCAGGAGTGGGCCACGCTCTGGGGCGAACGCCTCACCGGCTGGGCCGACGCCCTGACCGACCGACTTCCCGACCTCTCGAGGTAG
- a CDS encoding NUDIX domain-containing protein yields MDHPPLRDVPTTWPVAESADLHRDGWVVALREDRIRRPGHPDEEPFRRVVLEHPGAAVVLAVDERERVLCLWQYRHAAGHRFVEIPAGLMDGEDEDPLDVARRELGEEAGLAAGEWTHLVSTYASPGISAELAHIYLARDLSDVGRGDFEPQHEEAEMEAAWVPFDDLLAGVLEGRLCDAPLVIAILVAHARGLAGAARHDGVPAEVQKEGAAT; encoded by the coding sequence ATGGACCACCCGCCGCTGCGAGACGTGCCCACGACCTGGCCGGTCGCCGAGTCGGCCGACCTGCACCGCGACGGCTGGGTCGTGGCGCTGCGCGAGGACCGGATCCGGCGCCCCGGCCACCCCGACGAGGAGCCGTTCCGCCGGGTCGTCCTCGAGCACCCCGGCGCGGCCGTGGTGCTCGCGGTCGACGAGCGCGAGCGGGTGCTGTGCCTGTGGCAGTACCGCCACGCCGCCGGGCACCGCTTCGTCGAGATCCCCGCCGGGCTGATGGACGGTGAGGACGAGGACCCGCTCGACGTCGCGCGCCGCGAGCTGGGCGAGGAGGCCGGGCTGGCGGCGGGGGAGTGGACCCACCTGGTCTCGACCTACGCCTCGCCCGGCATCTCCGCGGAGCTGGCGCACATCTACCTGGCGCGCGACCTGAGCGACGTCGGCCGGGGCGACTTCGAGCCCCAGCACGAGGAGGCCGAGATGGAGGCCGCCTGGGTGCCCTTCGACGACCTGCTGGCCGGCGTGCTGGAGGGGCGGTTGTGTGACGCACCTCTCGTCATCGCGATACTGGTGGCGCACGCTCGCGGACTCGCGGGAGCCGCCCGGCACGACGGGGTGCCGGCGGAAGTGCAGAAGGAAGGTGCAGCCACGTGA
- a CDS encoding DEAD/DEAH box helicase has translation MTQQDTRTTDHLQGFDWPRAGSDADAVYEAVAAYAASKGLDLYPHQDEAVLELLAGSNVVLATPTGSGKSLVALAAHATALADDRVSFYTAPIKALVSEKFFDLCTVFGADNVGMLTGDAAVNADAPIICCTAEVLANVALREGRAADVGLVVMDEFHYYGEPDRGWAWQVPLLELPQAQFLLMSATLGDVSALGIDLTRRNGRETAVVDDAERPVPLSFTWSLDPLPERLEEIVTTGQAPVYVVHFTQAAAVEHATSLLNASWIPKPEGMTERLAGTRFGAGFGKTLAKLLKRGIGVHHAGMLPRYRRLVEQLAQAGELSVICGTDTLGVGINVPIRTVLFTGLAKFDGTRQRVLRTREFLQIAGRAGRAGFDTAGYVVVQAPEHTIENERAKAKAAAKNATMSAEKQAKRKSKAQLKKPPEGTVVWTEQTFDKLVAGEPEALASRMKVDNSMLLNVVSREEDAFPVLRRLLTDNHEEPRQQRRLARRALRLARSLVTSGVLVRLAEPDEHGRRYRLTHDLPPDFALNQPLAHFALEAFDVLTPAEESGDPVTHALDVVSVVESVLDSPRQVLMAQQWAARGEAVNEMKADGIEYEERMALLEEITWPQPLAELLGAAYELYRGAHPWLPEDALDPKSVVRQMYEQGMSFTDLVGRYQLARSEGLVLRYLTDAYRTLRQSVPEQHRSEELEGLVEWLGETVRQTDSSLLDEWEALTDPAAALARLGDELTHHAPPPPPRPLSQQGRSFDVMVRNAMFRRVELVARDDLTGLMALERAAADRTEPPREVVMGRSAWDGAIEEYYAEHDSVDLGPDARGPRLLVTTTSTGVPPGLDGDGPAARLLEVRQTVHDPAGHHDWVIDAVADLDASDELGELVMPTVAFHRLG, from the coding sequence ATGACCCAGCAGGACACCCGCACCACCGACCACCTGCAGGGCTTCGACTGGCCGCGGGCCGGGTCGGACGCCGACGCGGTCTACGAGGCGGTGGCGGCGTACGCCGCGAGCAAGGGCCTCGACCTCTACCCGCACCAGGACGAGGCGGTGCTCGAGCTGCTGGCGGGCAGCAACGTGGTGCTCGCGACCCCGACCGGGTCGGGCAAGTCGCTGGTGGCGCTGGCCGCGCACGCCACCGCGCTGGCCGACGACCGGGTCTCGTTCTACACCGCGCCGATCAAGGCGCTGGTGAGCGAGAAGTTCTTCGACCTGTGCACCGTCTTCGGCGCCGACAACGTCGGGATGCTGACCGGGGACGCCGCGGTCAACGCGGACGCGCCGATCATCTGCTGCACCGCGGAGGTGCTGGCCAACGTGGCGCTGCGCGAGGGACGCGCCGCCGACGTCGGGCTGGTGGTGATGGACGAGTTCCACTACTACGGCGAGCCCGACCGCGGCTGGGCCTGGCAGGTGCCGCTGCTGGAGCTGCCGCAGGCCCAGTTCCTGCTGATGTCGGCCACCCTGGGCGACGTCAGCGCGCTGGGCATCGACCTGACGCGGCGCAACGGTCGCGAGACCGCGGTCGTCGACGACGCCGAACGCCCGGTGCCGCTGTCGTTCACCTGGTCGCTCGACCCGCTGCCCGAGCGGCTCGAGGAGATCGTGACCACCGGCCAGGCGCCGGTCTACGTCGTGCACTTCACCCAGGCCGCCGCCGTCGAGCACGCCACCTCGCTGCTCAACGCGAGCTGGATCCCCAAGCCGGAGGGGATGACCGAGCGGCTGGCCGGCACCCGCTTCGGCGCCGGCTTCGGCAAGACCCTGGCCAAGCTGCTCAAGCGCGGCATCGGCGTGCACCACGCCGGCATGCTCCCGCGCTACCGCCGCCTGGTCGAGCAGCTGGCCCAGGCCGGGGAGCTGTCGGTGATCTGCGGCACCGACACCCTGGGGGTCGGCATCAACGTGCCGATCCGCACCGTGCTCTTCACCGGTCTGGCGAAGTTCGACGGCACCCGCCAGCGGGTCCTGCGCACCCGCGAGTTCCTCCAGATCGCCGGTCGTGCCGGCCGGGCCGGCTTCGACACCGCCGGCTACGTCGTGGTCCAGGCCCCCGAGCACACCATCGAGAACGAGAGGGCCAAGGCGAAGGCGGCGGCCAAGAACGCCACGATGAGCGCCGAGAAGCAGGCCAAGCGCAAGTCGAAGGCCCAGCTGAAGAAGCCGCCCGAGGGCACGGTGGTGTGGACCGAGCAGACCTTCGACAAGCTCGTGGCCGGCGAGCCCGAGGCGCTGGCCTCGCGGATGAAGGTCGACAACTCGATGCTCCTCAACGTGGTCTCGCGCGAGGAGGACGCCTTCCCGGTGCTGCGCCGGCTGCTCACCGACAACCACGAGGAGCCACGCCAGCAGCGCCGGCTGGCCCGTCGGGCGCTGCGCCTGGCCCGCTCGCTCGTCACCTCGGGGGTGCTGGTGCGCCTCGCGGAGCCCGACGAGCACGGACGCCGCTACCGGCTGACCCACGACCTGCCGCCCGACTTCGCGCTCAACCAGCCGTTGGCCCACTTCGCGCTCGAGGCGTTCGACGTGCTCACGCCCGCGGAGGAGTCCGGCGACCCGGTGACCCACGCCCTCGACGTGGTCTCGGTCGTCGAGTCCGTCCTCGACTCGCCGCGCCAGGTGCTGATGGCCCAGCAGTGGGCCGCGCGCGGCGAGGCCGTCAACGAGATGAAGGCCGACGGCATCGAGTACGAGGAGCGGATGGCGCTGCTCGAGGAGATCACCTGGCCGCAGCCGCTCGCCGAGCTGCTCGGGGCGGCGTACGAGCTCTACCGCGGCGCGCACCCGTGGCTGCCCGAGGACGCGCTGGACCCCAAGTCGGTCGTGCGGCAGATGTACGAGCAGGGGATGAGCTTCACCGACCTGGTGGGGCGCTACCAGCTGGCCCGCTCGGAGGGTCTGGTGCTGCGCTACCTCACCGACGCCTACCGCACGCTGCGCCAGAGCGTCCCCGAGCAGCACCGCTCCGAGGAGCTGGAGGGGCTGGTGGAGTGGCTGGGCGAGACGGTGCGCCAGACCGACTCCTCGCTGCTCGACGAGTGGGAGGCCCTCACCGACCCGGCGGCCGCGCTGGCCCGCCTGGGCGACGAGCTGACCCACCACGCCCCGCCGCCACCGCCTCGGCCGCTGTCGCAGCAGGGCCGCTCCTTCGACGTGATGGTGCGCAACGCGATGTTCCGCCGCGTCGAGCTGGTGGCGCGCGACGACCTCACCGGGCTGATGGCGCTCGAGCGGGCCGCGGCCGACCGCACCGAGCCGCCCCGCGAGGTGGTGATGGGTCGCTCGGCGTGGGACGGCGCGATCGAGGAGTACTACGCCGAGCACGACAGCGTCGACCTCGGGCCGGACGCGCGGGGGCCGCGCCTGCTGGTCACGACCACCAGCACGGGCGTCCCGCCCGGCCTCGACGGCGACGGGCCCGCGGCCCGGCTGCTCGAGGTGCGCCAGACGGTGCACGACCCCGCGGGGCACCACGACTGGGTCATCGACGCGGTGGCCGACCTGGACGCCTCCGACGAGCTGGGCGAGCTGGTGATGCCCACCGTGGCCTTCCACCGGCTCGGCTGA
- a CDS encoding site-specific tyrosine recombinase XerD encodes MPALDAPTAAATDQPAAAVRTYLDHLSVERGLAPNTLASYRRDLRRYLAHLAATGVERLDDVTEAGVSAFLVHLREGDADHPPLSATSAARTVVAVRGFHRFALADGLAAHDPASGVKPPTPAKRLPKALPLADVEAILEAAGSPGTSLALRDRALLELLYGTGARISEAVGLDVDDLDLAPHDGDPHGGDRQEGAGDAFEGTVLLRGKGGKQRVVPVGSYAIEAVRAYLVRARPELAGLGGPAGTGGALFLNARGGRLSRQSAWTVLTRAAERAGVTRDVSPHTLRHSFATHLLDGGADVRVVQELLGHASVTTTQVYTLVTVDNLREVFATAHPRARG; translated from the coding sequence GTGCCCGCCCTCGACGCGCCCACCGCGGCCGCCACCGACCAGCCGGCGGCCGCGGTGCGCACCTACCTCGACCACCTCTCGGTGGAGCGGGGCCTGGCGCCGAACACGCTCGCCTCCTACCGCCGCGACCTGCGCCGCTACCTGGCGCACCTCGCGGCGACGGGGGTCGAGCGTCTCGACGACGTCACCGAGGCGGGCGTGAGCGCGTTCCTGGTGCACCTGCGCGAGGGCGACGCCGACCACCCGCCGCTGAGCGCGACCTCGGCGGCGCGCACGGTGGTGGCGGTGCGCGGCTTCCACCGCTTCGCGCTGGCCGACGGGCTGGCGGCCCACGACCCGGCCAGCGGGGTCAAGCCCCCGACACCGGCCAAGCGGCTGCCCAAGGCGCTGCCGCTCGCCGACGTCGAGGCGATCCTGGAGGCGGCCGGCTCGCCGGGCACGTCGCTGGCGCTGCGCGACCGGGCGCTGCTCGAGCTGCTCTACGGCACCGGTGCCCGGATCTCCGAGGCGGTGGGTCTCGACGTCGACGACCTCGACCTGGCTCCGCACGACGGGGACCCGCACGGCGGGGACCGGCAGGAGGGAGCGGGGGACGCCTTCGAGGGCACCGTCCTGCTGCGCGGCAAGGGCGGCAAGCAGCGCGTCGTGCCGGTCGGCTCCTACGCCATCGAGGCGGTGCGCGCCTACCTGGTGCGCGCCCGCCCCGAGCTGGCCGGCCTCGGCGGCCCCGCCGGCACCGGTGGCGCGCTGTTCCTCAACGCCCGCGGCGGCCGGCTCTCGCGCCAGTCGGCCTGGACCGTGCTGACCCGCGCCGCCGAGCGCGCCGGCGTCACCCGCGACGTCTCCCCGCACACGCTGCGCCACTCCTTCGCCACCCACCTGCTCGACGGCGGCGCCGACGTGCGCGTCGTCCAGGAGCTGCTGGGCCACGCGTCGGTGACCACCACCCAGGTCTACACCCTGGTGACCGTCGACAACCTGCGTGAGGTCTTCGCGACCGCGCACCCGAGAGCCCGAGGCTGA